The following nucleotide sequence is from Halobacillus mangrovi.
GCTGCATTTGCCTGCTGGATATATTGACGATATTTTGCGGATGCGTATTTGGAATATGACGCATGAACACAGACATATAAAGGCGCGGATGTTCCATCTTCGCCCATGTATCATGCCAGTCATAGGATATCTTCAAATCACGAACCATTTGGTTTGCTTCCAATAAACTCTGGTGCCATTCGGCCTCTTCCTGATCAAGACGGTTCGCCGTTTCCTGAATCCGACTCATTTCATCGAGAATGAGCAGACCATTCTTTGGCAGATAATCTAGTAAACTTACAGGCCGGTCGTAAAAGTAACCAATATATTTATATATTTCCTGAAAACGTTCCTGCTGTTTAAGCCGATCCAGGTCTTCTTCAATGAATTGATTTAATGTTTCTTTTGCCTCTGATTTAGTCAGCTTCTGTAACGAGTGGCTGAGCGCTTCCTCCAAGCGATGATACGCCCTGACAAAGTCCTCATCCCGTAACAACAGTTCCGTTGCTGGGCCTATAAAAACTTCTTTCAGCTTTTCATGTGAACGCTGAGTTTCTGAATCAAACGTACGAATCGAGTCCACTTCTGTATCGAACAGTTCAATACGATAGGGGTATTCAGCAGTCAATGGATAGATGTCCATTATGCCGCCTCGCAGCGAAAACTCCCCAGGGGTCGCCACCATCTCCGTGCGTTCATATCCCATCCTGACAAAACGCTCGAGATATTCATCTAAATCAATATCTTCCCCAACACGAAAAGGGAGCTGATTGTGCTCCCAATAGGATTTCGGTGGCATAATCCGTTTTAATGCAGCCACAGGGGCAATAAGTATGCCGGTATCTTGATTTAGCCATTGGCTGAGAGAATCGATACGCTGACTTCGAAGCTCTGGGCTTGCAATCGCAATCTCAGAAGCGATCAGTTCATTTACAGGGTATAGATGAACTTGATTTGAATCAGTCAGCTCTTGAAAGTCCTCATACAGTTGCTGGGCTTGGACCAGTTGATGGGTAACCAGCAATACAGGACGGTTTAACGATTCCTTGACTACAGATATCATTAAACTTCGGGAAGCTCCCGATAAACCCGCTACCATCTGCTCTTTCATCCCTGATTCAAAACCCTCAACAACTGACTGGATATCATCCTGCGGATATAGATAATCCTTAATTCCTTGCATAACGAACTCCTCCACCATCCTGTAAAGCTATTCACCTAGAAAAGCTTTCAGGATTTACTGAATAAAGTGATCTAACTCATGGTAGTGTGGATTCTGATCAAGTGTTTCTTTACACGAATCACAAATCGTTTTAATATCCATATTCCCGTTTCCATTCATATGAACCATTTGTTGTTGATCTTCATTATTTAAAAGGTCAAATCCTAATTGTGAAACGTCTACGTGTTCAGCATCCAACTCACCAACTTGATTGTTGCAATGCCGGCAAAAATAACGAATTTTCATATCCATCCTCCTAAAGGCTTGATGGTATTTAGTTTTGCCGGCTTACATAGGGCTTATACAGAATCAGCAAACCATTACAGTCAGTTACTTTGCATTAAATTCATTCATAACTTCATTAAAGGGCTGGTCAATCCATGCTTCACATGCTTTAACTGCGTGCTGGATGCTGTCCTTTACAGCCGTTTGCTGATCTTTATCAAAAGTTCCTAAAACATAATCAATGACAGACATGGGGACACTCGGTCGTCCCACTCCAATTCGTAATCGTTTAAATTCTTTTGTTCCCAATTGCTCAATGATATTTCGTATCCCATTATGGCCGCCATGACCACCTTTTTTGCGCAAACGATTTTTTCCTGGAGGTAAGTCTAGATCATCATACACAACCAGGACATCATCTAATTCAATATCAAAATAATCCATGAAGGCCCTCAAAGACTCTCCTGATAAATTCATGTAGGTCTGGGGTTTCAAAAGAAGTACCTTTTCCCCGTTCACATGTTCAGTTGTATATACACCGCGAAACTTCGTCTGGTTCAGGGACCATTGGTTTTGGCGTGCCAGTTCATCTATGACCATGAACCCTACATTATGGCGTGTCTGTTCATATTTTTTACCTGGATTTCCAAGTCCGACGATACACTTCATCAAAAACTTCCTTTGCTTTATAATGCTATTTCTAAATTATATCAAAGCTCTTACAAAAAAGTTGTCTAATTCTATCGACAAGGAAGATACGTTCGCTATCCTACTCTTCATCATAGAAAAGGGGCGGGCCTTCTGGCCTCACCCCTTGATCATAACTTCGTTTATTCTTTATCTTTATCTTCGTCTGCTTCTTCTCCTTCTTCATCATCACTTTTCTCATTGATGACTTCAGGTTCAGCATCCGCATCTTCTATTTCAGGCTCTTCCGGCATTTCTTCTGGAGGAGTGACAGATACAATTGTTGTATCTTCATCTTCCGTGATTTCATAACCTTTTGCTTCCTTCAGGTCTCCTACAAGGATACTGTCGCCGATATTCAGCTCAGACACATCAATAAGGATTTCTTCAGGAATATCAGCAGGTTTCGCACGGACTGCTATTTCGTAAAGAGGCTGTTGCAATACACCGCCTTCTTTCGATCCAGCTGCTTCTCCTTCCAAATGGATAGGAACTTCAACATCCATTTCCTGACCCATATTTACAACGTAAAAGTCTGCGTGAATAAGCTCGTCCTTCAATGGATCGATCTGGTATTCATGCAGCATGACATCGACGCTGTCTTTACCTTCGATATCAAGTGAGATAATGGCGTTTTTACCTTCATCACGAACAGTTTTTAGTAACTCTATGCTGTCAACAGCCACTGTAATCGGTTCTTTATCTTTCCCGTAAACAACGCTCGGTACGCTTCCTTCAAGTCGTAATTCACGTGTTACAGATTGTTTGAGATCTTGTCTTTGTTTTGCTTTCAATACGTTAGCCAAATTCATCAACCTCCAATAAATTTACCAATCATTTATATCAGTTTCCCGTTATTGACAAGAGTTAAACATATTTTATTAAATTTTTAATCAAATAAGATACTAATGGACTGACGTTCATGAACACGGATGATCGCTTCACTGATCAATCCTGCTACGGAAAGCTCTGTAATTTTTTCGCTTGTTTTATCTTCACCGAGTGGAATAGTGTTCGTTACGACCAACTCTTTAATCTTAGAGTTGTTGATACGGTCGATGGCTGGACCAGAAAGCACAGGGTGCGTACAGCATGCGTACACTTCTTTTGCTCCATTCTCAACTAGAGCATTTGCTGCAAGTGTAATGGTGCCTGCAGTATCAATAATATCGTCGATCAAAATCGCAGTTTTTCCTTCAATGTTACCGACAATGTTCATGACTTCGGAAACATTTGGACGCGGACGGCGTTTATCAATAATGGCAATTGGCGCTTTCAAACGGTCCGCCATCTTACGAGCACGTGTTACACCACCGTGGTCCGGAGATACGATAACAATATCTTCAAAGTTCTTTTCTTCGAAGTAGTCAGAAAGGATTGGGACACCGACGAGGTGATCAATCGGCAAATTAAAGAATCCTTGAATCTGTGGTGCGTGGAGATCAAGCATAAGGACGCGAGATGCTCCAGCCGTTTCTAATAGATCTGCCACAAGTTTAGCTGTTATCGGCTCACGAGCTCGTGCCTTACGATCTTGTCTTGCATACCCATAATATGGCATAACGATATTAATCGTACGTGCAGACGCTCGTTTTAGTGCATCAATCATAATCAACAGTTCCATGATGTGCTGGTTAACTGGTTCGCATGTCGACTGAACAACATAAACATCGCACCCACGGATACTTTCTTCGATGTTGATTTGAATTTCGCCATCACTGAATGATGTGACGGTGCATTTCCCTAGTTCTACTCCGATATTCTCAGCAATCTCTTTGGCCAATTCAGGATTAGAGTTCAGTGAAAACACCTTTAATTTTGAATCCTTGTACCCATTTTCCATGGATCGAACCCTCCGTTAATCTTTTTTGATCGACTTCATTTTATTCGCATAGCCTTCTTTATTCGTCTGTCTTGAACGAGCAATGGACAGGGCTTCTGCAGGTACATCTTTATTGATTGTAGATCCAGCAGCTACATACGCCCCTTCACCTACTGTGACAGGAGCAATCAAATTTGAGTTACAGCCAATAAATGCATCATTTTCAATCGTTGTCAGGTGTTTATTCTGTCCATCATAATTCACTGTTATTGTACCACACCCGATATTTACACCGCTTCCGACTTCAGCATCGCCGATATAACTCAAATGTGAGGCTTTGCTTCCATCACCAAATGAAGCTTTTTTAACTTCCACAAAATTTCCTACTTTTACATCGTCTCCGAGAGAGGATTGTGGTCGAATATGTGCGAAAGGTCCGATCTGTACGCGTTCTCCAATTCGGCTGTTTGCCGCTACACTTTGTTTCACCACAGTCTCTTTTCCAATATGACAATCTGTAATCGTAGAGTGAGGGCCAACGACGGCGTCATGAAAAATCTGTGTATCTCCTTCAATGACACATCCAGGATAAATCACTACATCCTGTCCGATCTTTACATCAGGGCCGATATAAGTCTGGTCAGGGTCTACAATTGTTACACCGCTTCTCATATGTTGCTCATTGATTCGTTTTTTCATGAGTTTTTCAGCTTTAGATAAAGCAACGCGGTCATTAACCCCAAGGGATTCAGAGAAATCAGGCGTTTGATAAGCACTGATGACTTCGTCTTGGTCCTTGAGAATTTCGATCACATCCGGAAGGTAATATTCTCCTTGAACATTGTCGTTGGATACGTTTTTCAACGCTTCAAAAAGCGCCGCGTTATCAAAGCAATACGTACCCGTGTTGATTTCCTGGATCGCCTGCTCTTCTTCAGAAGCATCCTTCTGTTCAACAATTCTTTCCACTTGGCCGTTACCTCCGCGAATCACACGTCCGTAGCCAGATGGATCCTCAGCATGAGCTGTCAGAATTGTAGCCTTTGCCTTCTGTTCGTCATGCTGATCCAGAAGCTTTTGCAACGTCTTACCTGTCAGTAGAGGAGTATCTCCACAAACGACAACAGTCGTTCCTTCTTTATCTGCCAAAATATCTTCTGCTTGTAAAACAGCATGTCCTGTGCCTAGCTGCTCTTTCTGAATGACATAATGGCTATCTTCACCCAATTGATCTTGGACTTTCTCAGCACCAAAACCAACAACCGTAATCAATTCTTGCAAATCAAGTGTATTTAACTGGTCTACAACATGCTGAACCATAGGCTTTCCGCATACCGGATGCAGAACCTTATAAAGCTTTGACTTCATACGTGTACCTTGGCCAGCTGCTAAAACTACAGCATATCGGTTAGTCATAAACGTACCTCCATCCTAATTATCCACTATGAATAATATCTTAAAACAGGCCTGATTTCAACAATTCCCCCTATAGGTCAACAGTCATGTGAAAGTATGCCAAACACAAATACATTTGGACTAAATGTACTTATTGATAAGAATGGAAAAAAGCATCACAAAAAAGAGCCCAACCTCCCAATTGAGGTCAGACTCTCTTCGTTCATAAGTATTAGGAAGCTCCGGCTTCTTCAAATTCTGCCTCAGCTTCTTCTGCTTCGCCAGCACGGTGGTATTCCTCAAGAACTGCATCTTGAATTTTGCCCCGTGTACCGGAATTGATCGGGTGTGCAATGTCTCTAAACTCCCCATCTGGAGTACGTTTGCTTGGCATTGCAACGAACAACCCATTGTTGCCATCAATCACCCGTATGTCATGAACAACAAACTCCTGATCCAAGGTAATAGAAGCAATTGCTCGCATTCTTCCATCGGTATTAACGCGTCGCAGTCTTACGTCAGTTACTTCCATTATCATTCACCACCTTTTTCCCAAAAAGAACTTATGTACATGAATTCCACAAAACGGTAGAAATTCCTGCCTATTTTCAAAAAAATTTTTATAATCAAGATATTTTAATAATTCACATCGTCTCTTCTAGCTATTCTCTATAATTCCATATAATAACAGAATAGTGAGAGAGATGGTTTCGAGGTGTTTGATTCAAGTTTAGAGCGCATGGGAAGGGTTCGCTTTCCTGCGGGGGAACTGGCGAGCTTCCTCGGGCTATTCGCCCTGTGGAATGAACATGCTAGATGCCCTGGAAAACGAAGTTTGAGGAGGCTCATCACATGCCCACGGAAAGCGACCCGTTTTCCCATCCACCATATATCATGTAAAAGCCCCGAAATTTCTGGTTGGAGGCTTATTTTCAAGAGTGCAACTTACTAATCACATGAGGTAACGTTAAGGTATAAAAAATGAAGGTCCTCCATTGCGGAGAGGACCTTCATAGAACCGAACACTTATATATAATTTAAAAGGTTGCCAGGGCGAACTTCGATCGTTTGACGACGGTCGTCGGCATTCATAATCTGCACAACAGAAATATAATCGTCTACCACTCGATCCTCTTCCTCATCTTCTGCTTCAGCAAGCACCCCGACCCCGACAACTTCGGCATTAAATTCTTTCAGCAAGTTACGCATTCCATTTATAGTTCCGCCAGCTTTCATAAAATCATCGATGATACAAACCTTAGATCCTTCTTTCAAAGATCTCTTTGTTAAAACCATCGTCTGGATCTTGCGTGTAGACCCTGAAACATAATTAATGCTAACCGTTGAACCTTCTGTCACTTTCGGGTCGCGGCGGGCAATGACGACTGGTACATTCAAGTAAGAAGCCACAGCATACGCTAGTGGAATTCCTTTTGTAGCAACGGTGATAATAGCGTCGATTTCTTTATCTTTAAAGGCTGAAGCAAATAAGCGTCCTATATTTCTCGTCGTTTCTGGATCGCCAAGGATATCGCTCATAAATAAGTACCCTCCGGGAAGAAGACGTTCAGGATCTTCTAAACGTTCACAAAGCTGATTAACAAAAGTATCACTGTAAGACTTTGAAAAGGCGGGAATATATTTCACTCCTCCAGCTGCTCCGGAGACAGTTTCCAAATAACCGATCCCCTCATGCTGGAACATCTTGTTGATGATGCCGAGATCTTCGCTAATCGAGGATTTAGCTGCATCATAATTCTCAGAGAAAAATGGGAGGGAAATCAATTCGCGCGGACGTTCTAAAATAAAATGAGTCATTGCAACCAACCGTTCACTTCTTTTCATGTAGTAGACACCTCAAAATCCGAATATTATTTATTAATATACCAAATTTGTACGGATTTTATCAAGTGTCCTCCCGATAACCGAGCATACGAACCATATACACTTCATGGCAAAACCCTTTTAAACTGTTATAAATCCGCTGCGCACGGGCATCTTGATCCACAAGTGAAAATACCGTCGGGCCGCTGCCACTCATCAATACAGCGTCTGCTCCTGCATGGTGCATTAGATCCTTGATCTGACCTACTTCCTCATGTAGCTTGAGCGTTACTCCTTCTAATGTGTTTCCAACGTGATCACAGATGCCGTCAAAATCAAAACGTTGAATAGCAGCAATCATACCTTGTGTATCAGGATGTAAAGCTCCTTCCAAATTAAGATTTTGATAGACCGTCTGAGTGGAAACTCCAACGGGAGGCTTGGCTAAGACTACCCAGCATGGGGGAGGGGCGGGCAATGCCTTTATTTTTTCCCCACGTCCTGTCGCATGTCCCGTACCTCCATAGACACAAAAGGACACATCTGACCCAATTTCAGCCCCTAGTTCAGCCAATTGATCCGTACTCAAGTTCAACCCCCAAAGTCTATTCACACCTCTTAGCACGGCTGCCGCATCACTGCTTCCTCCAGCAAGGCCGGCAGCAACAGGGATGTTTTTTTCTATAAAGATCCTTACACCTTCTTCAACTTCATAACGGTCTTTTATCAGTTTGGCAGCTCGATATGCCAAATTCCTCTCATCATTCGGAACAAACCGACTTTCCGATTCAACACGGATACTACCGTCTTCAAGAAGATTGAGCTCGATTCGGTCCGCTAAATCGACGGTAGTCATAACCATTTCCACTTCATGAAAACCGTCCTCACGTTTATATAAGACATCCAAAGATAAATTTATCTTAGCAGGAGCTTTTTCAAATAATTGCATACGTAAGCACCTCAACTTCATGTTTATCTTCATGCATTGTACCATATTTTCGCATGATGAGGCGCGGGGATTAACGTCACGAGCGAAACACATCAAAAAGGCCCCAGATGCTTGAGCACACCTGAAGGCCTTTTTATTATAGCTGGTCTTTCATCATTTCTTCTTCTGCCATTTGAATTGCCCGTTTAACCATATTACCGGCATCACGTGTTGTAATGCCGCCCCATCCATCTTGCTGTACCTTGTCGTAAAAACCAAGTTCTTTCGCGATCTCTTCTTTCAACGAATCGGACATTATTCCTCTTCTGCGTCCCATCGTCTTCAGCTCCTTTCGCCTTCAACTTGATACGACAATATTAGTATGCTTCTTTTCCCTGTTATCATCACAGCAGATGTATGTAAGGATGGTAAGCTTTTCTAGTGTATGTTCTCTAAAAATGCGCAAAATAAAAAGCAGTAAACTTAGTGTTCACTGCTCAAGAGCCATTGTCTGCAAATCATCGAAGTTCAGTTCTACTGTTTCTGTAAGAACATCGGCATAGCTATACGAAACACGTTCAAAAGCATTTTCTTCTTGGTCTAGTTCTACAATAAAAACGGCAGGATAGGTTTCTGCAAGAATTCCTGAGCGTTCAATCGTTTTACGACGACCGCCGTTCGCTTTTAATGTTAGTCGTTTACCAATTTGCCCTTCCAGGGATTGCTTAATTTCCACTAACGTTTTAGCCACTACACTCCACCTCACTGTTTTTTATCTTACCATAGAACTGGGACAAAGTCAAATAAACATCACATTATACCAATAGCTATAAAAACATGTCAATCATAATATTTTCAAATAGCTTCTCGGATAGGTTATCCATTAAAAGGAAAACTATGCAACAAATAAGAAAAACTTGTAAAATAAGAGTTTTTTAGCGGCTTTGCTGTGTCCATAAAAAAGATCCACATAAGGTAAGGGTATGAAGAATTTTTTTGAAATATGAGTGAAATCGATGGAAAAAACCGCTGCTGCACATTCTTACAGCAACGGTTATTGATTTTCTCCTGTCTCCTCTGTTCCCTCTATTTCTTCTGCTTCTTCTGAATATGGAATTCCTATTCTTAAAAGTCCTTTTGTTTCTACTCCGCCGAGACCTTTTTCGCCACTAATTGTATTTCGGATAACTTCCCAAATGTTGATATGATCCATAAATGAAGTATAGGCTATCCGAGCGGCTACATATACCGGATCGATAGCATGAATATTCACACGCGCAGGTGAACTGGCAAAGTTTGCCCCCGCTTTAATAATCGATTCAAAATGAGACTGACAGGCGCCCGCAAAAATAACGAGCTGATCAAAATTAGGATATTTACGCCTAATATTTCTGACCGCTTCTACAAAATAACGAGAATGACGATAGGCTTCCAGTTCCCTGGTCGTTCCTTTAGCTTTCGAGTAGGAATCATGACCTGTTAAAACGACAATTTGCGGGTGGACCTTTTCAACCAAATCCATGATTCGGTGTGGCATTTCTTTCTCATGAAGATATTGCCCATGAACCTGCAAGCCTAATTGTTCATACAACGCAATACATTTTTTCAAAAACAGAGGATCTCCATCAAGATGAAGAATACGGGGAGGGATCTGAAAATACTTGGCTTCTGTTCCCGTCTGATATCCATTACCTGCTTCAGCGTCTCTTTTCTCTTTTAATAACCGGTAATCTTGGCGGAAAAGACGATAGGAGTAAGCTTCCTGTTCATCTACTTGCTGTTTACGTCTATGGTACTCTGAGCCTGAAACCTTC
It contains:
- a CDS encoding anti-sigma-F factor Fin family protein — encoded protein: MKIRYFCRHCNNQVGELDAEHVDVSQLGFDLLNNEDQQQMVHMNGNGNMDIKTICDSCKETLDQNPHYHELDHFIQ
- the pth gene encoding aminoacyl-tRNA hydrolase, whose product is MKCIVGLGNPGKKYEQTRHNVGFMVIDELARQNQWSLNQTKFRGVYTTEHVNGEKVLLLKPQTYMNLSGESLRAFMDYFDIELDDVLVVYDDLDLPPGKNRLRKKGGHGGHNGIRNIIEQLGTKEFKRLRIGVGRPSVPMSVIDYVLGTFDKDQQTAVKDSIQHAVKACEAWIDQPFNEVMNEFNAK
- a CDS encoding 50S ribosomal protein L25/general stress protein Ctc codes for the protein MANVLKAKQRQDLKQSVTRELRLEGSVPSVVYGKDKEPITVAVDSIELLKTVRDEGKNAIISLDIEGKDSVDVMLHEYQIDPLKDELIHADFYVVNMGQEMDVEVPIHLEGEAAGSKEGGVLQQPLYEIAVRAKPADIPEEILIDVSELNIGDSILVGDLKEAKGYEITEDEDTTIVSVTPPEEMPEEPEIEDADAEPEVINEKSDDEEGEEADEDKDKE
- a CDS encoding ribose-phosphate diphosphokinase, whose protein sequence is MENGYKDSKLKVFSLNSNPELAKEIAENIGVELGKCTVTSFSDGEIQINIEESIRGCDVYVVQSTCEPVNQHIMELLIMIDALKRASARTINIVMPYYGYARQDRKARAREPITAKLVADLLETAGASRVLMLDLHAPQIQGFFNLPIDHLVGVPILSDYFEEKNFEDIVIVSPDHGGVTRARKMADRLKAPIAIIDKRRPRPNVSEVMNIVGNIEGKTAILIDDIIDTAGTITLAANALVENGAKEVYACCTHPVLSGPAIDRINNSKIKELVVTNTIPLGEDKTSEKITELSVAGLISEAIIRVHERQSISILFD
- the glmU gene encoding bifunctional UDP-N-acetylglucosamine diphosphorylase/glucosamine-1-phosphate N-acetyltransferase GlmU, with amino-acid sequence MTNRYAVVLAAGQGTRMKSKLYKVLHPVCGKPMVQHVVDQLNTLDLQELITVVGFGAEKVQDQLGEDSHYVIQKEQLGTGHAVLQAEDILADKEGTTVVVCGDTPLLTGKTLQKLLDQHDEQKAKATILTAHAEDPSGYGRVIRGGNGQVERIVEQKDASEEEQAIQEINTGTYCFDNAALFEALKNVSNDNVQGEYYLPDVIEILKDQDEVISAYQTPDFSESLGVNDRVALSKAEKLMKKRINEQHMRSGVTIVDPDQTYIGPDVKIGQDVVIYPGCVIEGDTQIFHDAVVGPHSTITDCHIGKETVVKQSVAANSRIGERVQIGPFAHIRPQSSLGDDVKVGNFVEVKKASFGDGSKASHLSYIGDAEVGSGVNIGCGTITVNYDGQNKHLTTIENDAFIGCNSNLIAPVTVGEGAYVAAGSTINKDVPAEALSIARSRQTNKEGYANKMKSIKKD
- the spoVG gene encoding septation regulator SpoVG, giving the protein MEVTDVRLRRVNTDGRMRAIASITLDQEFVVHDIRVIDGNNGLFVAMPSKRTPDGEFRDIAHPINSGTRGKIQDAVLEEYHRAGEAEEAEAEFEEAGAS
- the purR gene encoding pur operon repressor, giving the protein MKRSERLVAMTHFILERPRELISLPFFSENYDAAKSSISEDLGIINKMFQHEGIGYLETVSGAAGGVKYIPAFSKSYSDTFVNQLCERLEDPERLLPGGYLFMSDILGDPETTRNIGRLFASAFKDKEIDAIITVATKGIPLAYAVASYLNVPVVIARRDPKVTEGSTVSINYVSGSTRKIQTMVLTKRSLKEGSKVCIIDDFMKAGGTINGMRNLLKEFNAEVVGVGVLAEAEDEEEDRVVDDYISVVQIMNADDRRQTIEVRPGNLLNYI
- the ispE gene encoding 4-(cytidine 5'-diphospho)-2-C-methyl-D-erythritol kinase, with the translated sequence MQLFEKAPAKINLSLDVLYKREDGFHEVEMVMTTVDLADRIELNLLEDGSIRVESESRFVPNDERNLAYRAAKLIKDRYEVEEGVRIFIEKNIPVAAGLAGGSSDAAAVLRGVNRLWGLNLSTDQLAELGAEIGSDVSFCVYGGTGHATGRGEKIKALPAPPPCWVVLAKPPVGVSTQTVYQNLNLEGALHPDTQGMIAAIQRFDFDGICDHVGNTLEGVTLKLHEEVGQIKDLMHHAGADAVLMSGSGPTVFSLVDQDARAQRIYNSLKGFCHEVYMVRMLGYREDT
- a CDS encoding small, acid-soluble spore protein, alpha/beta type codes for the protein MGRRRGIMSDSLKEEIAKELGFYDKVQQDGWGGITTRDAGNMVKRAIQMAEEEMMKDQL
- the veg gene encoding biofilm formation stimulator Veg; this translates as MAKTLVEIKQSLEGQIGKRLTLKANGGRRKTIERSGILAETYPAVFIVELDQEENAFERVSYSYADVLTETVELNFDDLQTMALEQ
- the yabG gene encoding sporulation peptidase YabG, with the translated sequence MIVNGDLVTRKSYQHDIIFRVKSADRPIVKLMGEHIRLEADAPYEDLEKVSGSEYHRRKQQVDEQEAYSYRLFRQDYRLLKEKRDAEAGNGYQTGTEAKYFQIPPRILHLDGDPLFLKKCIALYEQLGLQVHGQYLHEKEMPHRIMDLVEKVHPQIVVLTGHDSYSKAKGTTRELEAYRHSRYFVEAVRNIRRKYPNFDQLVIFAGACQSHFESIIKAGANFASSPARVNIHAIDPVYVAARIAYTSFMDHINIWEVIRNTISGEKGLGGVETKGLLRIGIPYSEEAEEIEGTEETGENQ